In Pedobacter heparinus DSM 2366, the following are encoded in one genomic region:
- a CDS encoding vWA domain-containing protein, with the protein MFSGIEFANPGFFWLMLIIPLMLAWYIWRNSKLQGSLSMSAVKGFSLAKRNGYAILRHYGIALRILALMALIIALARPQSAFSWQNSTTEGIDIVIATDISGSMLAEDLKPNRLEAGKNIAIDFIKGRPEDRIGLVIFSGESFTQCPLTIDHDVLINLFSDISNGMVEDGTAIGMGLATAVNRLKDSEAKSKVVILLTDGSNTTGSIPPLTAAEIAKQMKVRVYTIGVGTKGYAPYPVKTPFGTQYQQVPVTIDEGVLSKIAGITGGKYFRATNNEKLKEIYQQIDKLERAKIAVTQYHKKTERFLPFALIALVLLLLEFLLRNTVFKGALT; encoded by the coding sequence ATGTTTAGTGGAATAGAATTCGCCAACCCAGGCTTTTTCTGGCTCATGCTCATCATCCCCCTGATGCTGGCCTGGTACATCTGGAGGAACAGCAAACTGCAGGGCAGTCTGAGCATGTCGGCCGTAAAGGGGTTTTCGCTGGCAAAAAGAAATGGTTATGCCATTTTAAGGCATTATGGTATCGCATTAAGGATATTAGCACTGATGGCACTGATCATTGCGCTGGCCAGGCCACAATCGGCCTTTAGCTGGCAAAATTCAACTACCGAAGGCATTGATATTGTAATTGCAACAGATATTTCGGGCAGTATGCTTGCTGAAGACCTTAAACCTAACCGGCTGGAAGCGGGAAAGAACATCGCCATTGATTTTATCAAAGGCCGTCCGGAAGACAGGATAGGGCTGGTTATTTTTAGTGGTGAAAGTTTTACACAATGTCCCTTAACCATAGACCACGATGTGCTGATCAATTTATTCAGCGACATCAGCAATGGAATGGTAGAAGATGGAACGGCAATCGGGATGGGACTGGCAACTGCGGTTAACCGCTTAAAAGATAGTGAAGCCAAAAGCAAAGTGGTGATTTTGCTTACCGACGGATCAAATACTACAGGTTCTATACCACCTTTAACTGCTGCAGAAATAGCCAAACAAATGAAGGTTAGGGTGTATACCATTGGGGTAGGTACAAAAGGCTATGCTCCATATCCGGTAAAAACACCTTTTGGTACACAATACCAGCAGGTACCTGTAACCATTGATGAAGGCGTGCTCTCGAAGATTGCGGGCATAACAGGAGGAAAGTACTTCCGTGCTACCAATAACGAGAAGCTGAAAGAGATTTACCAGCAGATAGATAAGCTGGAAAGGGCCAAGATTGCAGTGACCCAATACCACAAAAAAACAGAACGCTTTTTACCTTTTGCCCTTATTGCATTGGTTTTACTGCTATTGGAGTTTTTATTAAGAAATACAGTTTTTAAAGGAGCCTTAACTTAA
- a CDS encoding tetratricopeptide repeat protein, with translation MKQLIMMVYMVLLGTAAFAQQEKKYIHKGNELYKQGKYTEAEASYRSSVEKAKSSVAGNFNLGDALYKQKKFDNAAQKFTEIAGSSENKQVKAQAYHNLGNSLLEAKKLEESIAAYKKSLLNNPKDDQTRYNLAYAQEKLKQQQQQNKNDKNKDKNKDKKDQQNKDQQDKDKKNQDNKDQKDKDKQDQDKKDQDKKDQQNGQQPQPNQLSKEDAERMLEALKNEEKNTQDKLKNKKAKGVKGRIVKDW, from the coding sequence ATGAAGCAGCTGATCATGATGGTGTATATGGTATTGTTGGGCACTGCGGCATTTGCACAGCAGGAGAAAAAATACATCCATAAGGGAAACGAATTGTATAAACAAGGGAAATATACGGAGGCAGAGGCCAGTTACCGCAGTTCGGTAGAAAAAGCCAAATCCTCTGTTGCCGGGAATTTTAACCTGGGGGATGCACTGTACAAACAAAAGAAGTTTGACAATGCGGCCCAGAAGTTTACCGAGATTGCAGGATCATCAGAAAATAAGCAGGTAAAAGCCCAGGCCTACCACAATTTGGGAAATTCCCTGCTGGAAGCGAAAAAACTGGAAGAGAGCATAGCAGCCTATAAAAAATCGTTGCTCAATAATCCTAAGGACGATCAGACCAGGTACAATCTGGCCTATGCCCAGGAAAAGCTGAAACAACAGCAGCAGCAAAATAAAAACGATAAGAACAAGGATAAGAATAAAGATAAAAAAGACCAGCAAAACAAGGACCAGCAGGATAAAGACAAAAAGAACCAGGACAATAAAGACCAAAAAGATAAGGATAAACAGGATCAGGACAAGAAAGACCAGGATAAAAAGGACCAGCAGAACGGGCAGCAGCCCCAACCCAATCAGTTGTCTAAAGAAGATGCAGAGCGAATGCTGGAGGCCTTAAAAAATGAAGAGAAGAATACCCAGGACAAGCTGAAAAATAAAAAGGCCAAAGGGGTAAAGGGACGTATTGTTAAAGATTGGTAA
- a CDS encoding AAA family ATPase has protein sequence MIQKESAFIDLLFMEMDKVIVGQRYMVERLMIGLLADGHILLEGVPGLAKTLAINTLSKAIDAGFSRVQFTPDLLPADLLGTMIYNQKKEEFIVRKGPLFSNFILADEINRAPAKVQSALLEAMQERQVTIGDNTFELPKPFLVLATQNPIEQEGTYPLPEAQVDRFMLKVVIGYPNKEDEKKIMRANIAPQGMPKPNVVLHPDEILKARKVVKEVYMDEKIEQYIIDIVFATRFPDQYKLADYKNLISFGASPRASINLALAAKAYAFIKRRGYVIPEDVRAVCHDVLRHRIGLTYEAEAEDINTETIITGILNAIEVP, from the coding sequence ATGATACAAAAAGAAAGTGCATTTATCGATCTCCTGTTTATGGAAATGGATAAAGTGATTGTTGGACAAAGATATATGGTAGAGCGGCTGATGATCGGGTTGCTGGCCGACGGGCATATTTTGCTGGAAGGGGTACCCGGCCTTGCAAAGACCCTTGCCATAAATACACTTTCTAAGGCTATAGATGCGGGCTTCAGCAGGGTACAATTTACACCAGATTTGCTTCCGGCAGATTTACTGGGAACCATGATCTATAACCAGAAGAAGGAAGAGTTCATTGTCAGAAAGGGGCCTTTGTTTTCTAATTTTATTCTTGCTGATGAGATCAACAGGGCACCGGCTAAGGTACAGAGTGCTTTACTGGAAGCTATGCAGGAGCGGCAGGTAACGATTGGCGACAATACTTTTGAATTGCCTAAACCTTTCCTGGTACTGGCCACCCAAAATCCGATTGAACAGGAAGGGACCTATCCGCTGCCGGAAGCACAGGTAGACAGGTTTATGCTCAAAGTGGTGATCGGTTATCCCAATAAAGAAGATGAAAAAAAGATTATGAGGGCCAATATCGCCCCTCAGGGTATGCCTAAGCCAAATGTAGTGCTTCATCCAGACGAAATTTTAAAAGCCCGTAAAGTGGTAAAAGAGGTTTATATGGATGAAAAGATTGAACAATACATCATCGATATCGTTTTTGCAACCCGTTTCCCCGATCAGTATAAACTGGCCGATTATAAAAACCTGATCAGTTTTGGTGCCTCGCCAAGGGCCAGCATTAACCTGGCACTGGCAGCTAAAGCTTATGCATTTATTAAAAGAAGAGGATATGTAATTCCGGAAGACGTAAGGGCCGTTTGTCATGATGTGCTGCGGCACCGTATTGGCCTGACCTATGAAGCGGAGGCAGAAGACATCAATACAGAAACCATTATTACCGGAATATTGAATGCCATAGAAGTGCCGTAG
- a CDS encoding SH3 domain-containing protein: MRSRPMHKYLKYTLYAWLLLLAMPLLSSANEQPEALLKKGNSAYAKEQYKEALAAYQQALDAGYESVALYFNTANAYYKLAEMPAAILNYEKAAKLAPGDEDIQLNLKLANLKITDRIEDVPEFFLTTWWKSFIFSFSAKTLAVFNVTSFIVGFVLLIAYLFLTAVGHKKLAFYAGIIVLSLGLISFIVVNVQSGYLNGKSQAIVFRGAADVKSGPDAKQKTLFVIHAGTKVSIKANNNGWINVVLSNGNSGWIAASDVKEI; encoded by the coding sequence ATGAGATCGAGACCAATGCATAAATATTTAAAATATACCCTGTATGCCTGGCTTTTGCTTTTGGCCATGCCCTTACTTTCATCGGCAAATGAACAGCCGGAAGCATTATTAAAAAAAGGAAATTCGGCTTATGCAAAGGAACAGTATAAAGAGGCCCTTGCCGCCTATCAGCAGGCATTGGATGCAGGTTATGAGTCGGTAGCACTCTATTTTAACACAGCCAATGCTTATTATAAACTGGCTGAAATGCCCGCTGCAATTTTAAACTACGAAAAAGCGGCTAAACTGGCTCCGGGGGATGAGGATATACAACTGAACCTTAAACTTGCCAATTTAAAAATAACTGACAGGATAGAAGATGTTCCTGAGTTTTTTCTCACCACCTGGTGGAAATCCTTTATATTTTCCTTTTCTGCAAAAACATTGGCAGTATTTAATGTAACCAGCTTTATTGTTGGTTTTGTGTTGCTCATTGCCTATCTGTTTTTAACTGCGGTAGGGCATAAAAAACTGGCTTTTTATGCAGGTATAATTGTTTTATCCCTTGGTCTGATCAGTTTTATTGTAGTCAATGTCCAATCCGGTTATCTGAACGGAAAATCTCAGGCCATTGTTTTTAGGGGTGCTGCTGATGTGAAAAGCGGCCCTGATGCGAAACAAAAAACTTTATTTGTGATCCATGCGGGCACCAAAGTCAGCATTAAAGCAAATAACAATGGCTGGATCAATGTGGTGCTTTCGAACGGTAATTCAGGCTGGATTGCGGCTTCCGATGTAAAAGAAATATAA
- a CDS encoding DUF58 domain-containing protein has protein sequence MDTKDLLKKVRKIEIKTRGLSNQIFSGEYQSAFKGRGMAFSEVREYQVGDEIRTIDWNVTARFNHPYVKVFDEEREMTVMLLVDVSGSKNFGTQLQLKQELATEVCAVLAFSAIQNNDKVGVLFFSDKVEKFIPPKKGRSHILMIIRELIDFKPENKGTHVAEGLRYFTSAIKKRCTAFLISDFMSSPFENELKIANRKHDLIALRLYDVHEEEFPDLGLIPVKDEETGQIEWINTGDKKVRHAFKAAALERNGRLEDLFRRSGVDFTKIGTHESYIKPLMTLFKKREARR, from the coding sequence ATGGATACCAAAGATCTGTTAAAAAAAGTAAGGAAAATTGAGATCAAAACCCGGGGTTTAAGCAACCAGATTTTTTCTGGCGAATACCAGTCGGCCTTTAAAGGTCGCGGTATGGCCTTTAGCGAAGTCAGGGAATATCAGGTGGGTGACGAGATCCGTACCATCGACTGGAACGTAACTGCCCGTTTTAACCATCCCTATGTAAAGGTGTTTGACGAGGAACGTGAAATGACAGTGATGCTGCTGGTTGATGTAAGCGGATCTAAAAACTTTGGAACACAGCTCCAGCTGAAGCAGGAGCTTGCCACTGAGGTATGTGCGGTACTTGCTTTTTCGGCCATACAGAACAACGATAAAGTAGGGGTACTCTTTTTTAGCGATAAGGTAGAGAAGTTTATTCCACCAAAAAAGGGCAGAAGCCATATTCTGATGATCATCAGGGAGCTGATCGACTTTAAGCCCGAAAACAAAGGCACGCATGTAGCCGAAGGGTTACGTTATTTTACCAGTGCAATCAAAAAGAGGTGTACCGCTTTTCTGATCTCTGATTTTATGAGCAGTCCTTTTGAAAATGAACTTAAAATAGCCAACCGGAAGCATGACCTGATTGCCCTGAGGTTATATGATGTTCATGAAGAAGAATTTCCTGACTTAGGCCTGATCCCGGTAAAGGATGAAGAAACAGGACAGATTGAGTGGATCAATACAGGGGATAAAAAGGTAAGGCATGCTTTTAAAGCTGCAGCATTGGAAAGGAACGGCAGACTGGAAGATCTTTTCAGAAGGTCGGGGGTCGACTTTACCAAAATAGGCACCCATGAATCCTATATTAAACCATTAATGACATTATTTAAGAAAAGAGAGGCCAGAAGATAA
- a CDS encoding efflux RND transporter permease subunit, whose amino-acid sequence MKDINKEFKPSSWAIDNRTAIYVFTCLLVIAGYFSYQSLPKENFPEVIIPKIFVQTIYPGTSPANMENLVTKQLEKEIRGTLGLKKVTSSSFQDFSFITAEFNTGVDIKDAKQRIKDAVDKAKTDLPSDLPDDPVIMDINLSDLPIMYINISGDYDLKKLKEYADDIEDRVEGLKEIAGVDIVGALEPEIQINVDLKKMEAAHISFNDIAQAVSKENKTISGGSVKMDGMLRTLNIKKEFKDAEEIGNMIVKTPTGGSVYLKDIAEVKDAFKEQKSYARLYGKNVITLNVRKRSGENLIEASDKINAMLKDMKGKVIPEKLNITITGDQSDQTRITLHDLINTIVIGFILVTLILMFFMGVTNALFVALSVPLSMFIAFLSMPVLGGIFDFNFTMNMMVLFSFLLGLGIVVDDAIVVVENTHRIFDNGKVPIVQAAKTATGEVFLPVLSGTLTTLAPFFPLLFWPGIIGEFMYFLPVTLIVTLSASLVVAYIINPVFAVDFMKPHHDHEDQKPTFNKAVKRTLLIFTVLALLGYLINFGVGNFVVLLALLYLLNHFFLMGLIKKFQTVTWPKVINGYHSLITWALKRPRTMIWSTVALFFFTLILVSVVPPRVVFFPTADPNFVYVYVELPVGTDQAYTSKVIDQIEQKVTQVVGRNNPDVSSIISNVTVGVTDPQGEDQGEYSNKGKVTVAFVPFGKRTGERTVNYLDKIRNAVKGIPGAEISVAQEQGGPPTAKPISIEITGDDLDSIAVTSDRLKKFLDSRQIAGVEELKSDFQNNKPEIIFDIDRERANREGIATQDIGYALRAALFGFEVSKYRDVNDDYEINVRAMETQRNNLEALRNMKITYRDMGMNGIIRQVPISSFANIDYVNTYGGIKRKQQKRIIILSSNVLSEYNANEVVANIQTEINEFKAPDGVEIKMAGEQEEQMETAAFLGTALISALFIILIILVLQFNSISKPVVILSEILFSIIGVLLGVTIFGMELSIVMTGLGIVALAGIVVRNGILLVEFADLMVSQGMEVREAVIEAGRTRMTPVLLTATATMLGLIPLAVGLNIDFVTMFTELHPHLYFGGDNVAFWGPLSWTIIFGLSFATFLTLVLVPCMYLVADRNSKKLKSWFKK is encoded by the coding sequence ATGAAAGACATAAATAAAGAATTTAAGCCCTCCAGCTGGGCAATAGATAACAGGACAGCAATTTATGTGTTTACCTGTTTGCTGGTCATTGCTGGTTATTTTTCTTACCAGAGCCTTCCGAAAGAGAATTTTCCGGAAGTAATTATCCCAAAGATATTTGTACAGACCATTTATCCGGGAACATCGCCTGCAAATATGGAAAACCTGGTTACCAAACAGCTGGAAAAGGAGATCAGGGGCACCCTGGGCCTGAAAAAGGTGACTTCCAGTTCTTTTCAGGATTTTTCGTTCATTACTGCTGAGTTTAATACCGGTGTGGACATTAAAGATGCCAAGCAGCGGATAAAAGATGCGGTAGACAAGGCAAAGACAGATCTTCCTTCTGACTTGCCGGACGATCCTGTAATTATGGACATCAACCTTTCGGACCTGCCGATCATGTACATCAATATCTCGGGTGATTATGACCTTAAAAAGCTAAAGGAATATGCAGATGACATAGAAGACAGGGTTGAAGGACTGAAGGAAATTGCAGGAGTAGATATTGTAGGTGCCCTGGAACCGGAAATCCAGATCAATGTTGACCTGAAAAAGATGGAAGCTGCACACATTTCTTTCAATGATATTGCACAGGCCGTAAGTAAAGAAAATAAGACCATATCCGGGGGCTCGGTAAAAATGGATGGTATGCTGCGGACATTAAATATCAAAAAAGAGTTTAAAGACGCCGAAGAAATAGGAAATATGATCGTAAAAACGCCTACAGGCGGATCTGTATATCTGAAAGATATTGCCGAGGTGAAGGATGCGTTTAAAGAGCAGAAGAGTTATGCCCGTTTATATGGTAAAAATGTAATCACACTGAATGTCAGAAAGCGCAGCGGCGAAAACCTGATCGAAGCTTCGGACAAGATCAATGCGATGCTGAAAGATATGAAGGGGAAGGTGATCCCTGAAAAGCTGAACATTACGATAACGGGTGACCAAAGCGACCAGACCCGGATTACGCTCCATGACCTGATCAATACCATTGTTATTGGCTTTATCCTGGTTACCCTGATCCTGATGTTTTTCATGGGGGTAACCAATGCACTGTTTGTGGCATTGTCTGTTCCGTTATCTATGTTCATAGCCTTCCTGTCCATGCCGGTATTAGGCGGTATATTCGATTTTAACTTTACCATGAATATGATGGTACTGTTTTCTTTTTTACTGGGACTGGGTATTGTAGTAGATGACGCCATTGTAGTGGTTGAAAATACCCACCGTATTTTTGATAACGGGAAAGTACCCATCGTACAGGCAGCCAAAACGGCAACAGGAGAAGTATTTTTGCCTGTGCTTTCGGGAACACTGACCACACTGGCCCCTTTCTTTCCGTTGCTGTTCTGGCCGGGAATTATTGGCGAGTTCATGTATTTCCTGCCGGTTACGCTCATTGTCACCTTATCAGCCTCATTGGTTGTGGCTTATATCATCAACCCTGTTTTTGCGGTTGACTTTATGAAGCCACACCACGATCATGAAGACCAGAAGCCCACATTTAACAAAGCGGTAAAACGGACTTTGCTGATTTTTACGGTATTGGCCCTGCTGGGTTACCTGATTAATTTTGGTGTGGGTAATTTTGTGGTATTGCTGGCCCTGCTTTATTTGCTGAACCATTTTTTCCTGATGGGGCTGATCAAGAAGTTCCAGACAGTTACCTGGCCAAAGGTAATTAACGGCTATCATAGCCTAATTACCTGGGCACTTAAACGCCCACGTACCATGATATGGAGTACTGTTGCCTTATTTTTCTTTACGCTGATATTGGTTAGTGTGGTGCCGCCAAGGGTTGTGTTTTTTCCAACGGCAGACCCTAACTTTGTATATGTGTATGTGGAACTGCCTGTAGGTACCGATCAGGCCTATACCAGTAAGGTTATTGATCAGATAGAACAGAAAGTGACCCAGGTGGTTGGCCGCAACAATCCCGATGTTTCTTCTATCATTTCAAATGTAACGGTGGGTGTAACCGACCCACAGGGTGAGGACCAGGGCGAGTATAGCAATAAGGGCAAGGTTACCGTAGCTTTTGTTCCCTTTGGCAAGCGTACCGGGGAACGTACGGTAAACTACCTGGACAAAATCCGTAATGCAGTAAAAGGTATCCCCGGTGCCGAGATCAGTGTGGCCCAGGAGCAGGGTGGGCCGCCAACCGCAAAGCCCATCAGTATTGAAATTACCGGTGACGACCTGGATTCTATAGCGGTAACTTCGGACAGGTTAAAGAAGTTTCTGGACAGCAGGCAGATTGCTGGTGTAGAGGAACTGAAGTCTGATTTCCAGAACAATAAGCCCGAGATCATTTTTGACATCGATAGGGAAAGGGCAAACCGGGAAGGTATTGCCACACAGGATATAGGCTATGCATTAAGGGCGGCACTTTTTGGTTTTGAGGTGTCAAAATACCGCGATGTGAACGATGATTATGAAATCAACGTAAGGGCAATGGAGACCCAGCGAAATAACCTGGAAGCTTTGAGGAACATGAAGATCACTTACCGGGATATGGGAATGAACGGAATCATCAGGCAGGTGCCGATCTCTTCTTTTGCCAATATCGATTATGTGAACACTTATGGAGGCATTAAGCGTAAGCAACAAAAAAGGATCATTATTTTATCCTCTAATGTATTGTCCGAATACAATGCCAATGAGGTGGTGGCCAATATCCAGACAGAGATCAATGAATTTAAAGCACCTGACGGCGTAGAAATAAAAATGGCCGGAGAACAGGAAGAACAGATGGAAACAGCGGCTTTCCTGGGTACAGCGCTGATCAGTGCCCTGTTCATTATCCTGATCATACTCGTGTTGCAGTTTAACTCTATCAGCAAACCTGTCGTGATCTTAAGCGAGATCCTGTTCAGTATTATTGGTGTGTTGCTTGGGGTAACTATTTTTGGAATGGAACTGTCTATTGTGATGACCGGACTGGGTATTGTGGCCCTTGCGGGTATTGTGGTACGGAACGGGATTTTGCTGGTCGAGTTTGCAGATCTGATGGTGAGCCAGGGCATGGAAGTTAGGGAAGCGGTAATTGAAGCCGGTCGTACCCGGATGACCCCGGTATTGCTGACCGCTACAGCAACCATGCTCGGATTGATCCCGCTTGCAGTAGGTTTAAATATTGATTTTGTAACCATGTTTACAGAGCTCCATCCGCACCTTTATTTTGGCGGCGACAATGTGGCCTTCTGGGGACCATTGTCGTGGACCATTATCTTTGGGTTAAGTTTTGCCACTTTCCTGACCCTGGTGCTGGTGCCCTGTATGTACCTGGTGGCCGATAGGAATTCGAAGAAACTAAAGTCATGGTTTAAAAAATAA
- a CDS encoding vWA domain-containing protein, translating to MLRFEHIEFLWGLALIPLMVVVFFMLRRWKKKALANLGNAYTVKKMMPEVSFGRQGLKFVFFVLAYAALVLGAANPQIGTKIEEAKRSGSDLMILLDVSNSMLAGDLAPNRLENAKRAISQLIDNLHNDRIGIIIFAGEAYVQLPITTDYSAAKLFLNNITTDIVPTQGTAIGAAIDMGMKSFNFVNGTSKAMILMTDGENHEDDAVSAAKRASAKDVAIHVIGVGSEEGAPVPIYKNGKPVSFHTDEAGKTVVSKLNEQMCKEISEAGDGVYVRASNANSGLNIVMDQVNKMQKKTYDSKAFKNYEDRFQFFLGLSLLLLLLEFFISNRKNLKLSELNLFEVR from the coding sequence ATGCTACGTTTTGAACATATAGAATTTTTATGGGGCCTGGCACTTATCCCTTTGATGGTCGTTGTTTTTTTTATGCTGCGCAGGTGGAAAAAAAAGGCCTTGGCCAATCTGGGGAATGCTTATACCGTAAAAAAAATGATGCCAGAGGTTTCTTTTGGCCGGCAGGGATTAAAATTTGTATTTTTTGTACTGGCTTATGCGGCCCTGGTACTTGGCGCTGCCAATCCGCAGATCGGTACTAAAATAGAAGAAGCAAAGCGAAGCGGGTCCGACCTGATGATCCTGCTGGATGTATCGAACAGTATGCTGGCGGGCGACCTGGCGCCAAACCGATTGGAAAATGCGAAACGTGCAATCTCCCAGTTGATTGACAATTTGCACAACGACAGGATCGGGATTATCATTTTTGCCGGCGAGGCCTATGTACAACTGCCCATTACAACCGACTATTCTGCCGCTAAACTCTTTCTGAATAACATTACTACTGATATTGTGCCTACACAGGGCACAGCTATTGGTGCTGCTATTGATATGGGTATGAAATCTTTTAATTTTGTGAACGGGACCAGTAAGGCCATGATTTTAATGACCGATGGGGAAAATCATGAAGACGATGCAGTTTCGGCAGCTAAACGCGCAAGCGCGAAAGATGTGGCCATTCATGTGATTGGTGTTGGTTCAGAAGAAGGGGCACCAGTCCCCATTTATAAAAATGGTAAACCCGTAAGCTTTCATACAGACGAGGCCGGAAAAACAGTAGTGAGCAAGTTGAATGAGCAGATGTGTAAAGAAATTTCGGAGGCAGGGGATGGTGTTTATGTAAGGGCAAGTAATGCCAACAGCGGTTTAAACATTGTGATGGACCAGGTAAATAAAATGCAAAAGAAAACTTATGACAGCAAAGCCTTTAAAAATTACGAAGACCGGTTCCAGTTTTTCCTCGGTTTATCACTACTGCTGCTGTTGCTGGAATTCTTTATTTCCAACCGGAAAAATTTAAAGTTAAGTGAGTTGAACTTGTTTGAAGTGAGGTAA
- a CDS encoding BatD family protein, whose amino-acid sequence MKRYILSMLLLWTSTVFATAIKYADDIKVTASVSKSQVGTGEHFEVVYSISGNGNIEALTPPSFNGFQVLGGPNQSSSFTSVNGRTSSSMTLSYDLMAVKEGDYTIGGATLVISGKQYKTNAVKIKVVKGTAVPQNAQGNSGGRQPDQRVEGNASNIAKRLFIRAVANKTNVYQGEGLAVTYKLYTNIELVDNALDKLPDFNGFWSQEIKNNDPNVRWETETYQGSRYNVAVLKEIILFPERSGKLTLDPLAMTFLVRQQVSSGDSNDPFDMFFGSYKDVKYKIKSSPVTINVKPLPETGKPEGFEGAVGNFSIAAIVDKQELKANEALNYTLKITGSGNLKLLKAPTVNFPADLEKYDPKLTDRLTESLNGVSGTREYAYLLIPRHEGNYTIEPLKFSYFNPSTQKYVTLSTGSFDLKVAKGAPGSNVTAYSSANQQDIKMLAKDITYIKTDMGGLHQKGSSFYGSTAYYLLLCCGPLLFAGALVYRKRYRENNRDQVAVRGRNANKIAAKHLASAKKQLLAGQTTLFYQDVYKGLYQYLGDKFNIAAAELNKDNIRTQLFARGIDERLIKQLEETLDLCEMARYAPVSGISEQEVFDKAKNTINEIETNA is encoded by the coding sequence ATGAAACGTTATATATTGTCGATGCTTTTATTGTGGACAAGCACCGTGTTTGCCACAGCAATAAAGTATGCTGATGACATAAAGGTAACTGCATCGGTCAGCAAAAGCCAGGTAGGAACCGGAGAGCATTTTGAAGTTGTCTATTCCATCAGTGGTAATGGAAATATTGAGGCTTTAACCCCTCCATCATTTAACGGTTTCCAGGTGCTGGGTGGCCCTAACCAATCCTCCAGTTTTACTTCTGTAAATGGAAGAACCTCATCCAGCATGACTTTAAGCTATGATCTGATGGCGGTTAAAGAAGGAGATTATACCATTGGCGGGGCTACACTGGTTATAAGCGGGAAGCAGTATAAAACCAATGCCGTAAAAATAAAGGTAGTTAAGGGCACTGCAGTTCCCCAAAATGCGCAGGGCAATTCGGGCGGGCGGCAGCCAGACCAGCGGGTAGAAGGCAATGCTTCAAATATAGCCAAACGCTTATTTATCCGGGCCGTAGCTAATAAAACCAATGTTTACCAGGGAGAGGGACTTGCCGTAACTTATAAACTATATACCAATATTGAACTGGTAGACAATGCACTGGATAAACTGCCGGATTTTAATGGTTTCTGGAGTCAGGAGATCAAAAACAATGATCCAAATGTGCGCTGGGAAACAGAAACTTATCAGGGAAGCCGGTATAATGTTGCTGTTTTAAAGGAAATTATTCTGTTTCCGGAGCGTTCGGGTAAGTTAACGCTTGATCCACTGGCCATGACTTTTCTGGTCAGACAACAGGTTTCCTCGGGCGATTCAAATGATCCTTTTGACATGTTCTTCGGATCGTATAAGGATGTGAAATACAAAATAAAAAGTTCGCCGGTTACCATTAATGTAAAGCCACTGCCTGAAACCGGTAAGCCCGAAGGCTTTGAAGGTGCCGTGGGTAATTTTTCTATTGCGGCCATAGTGGATAAGCAGGAACTGAAAGCCAATGAAGCGCTTAACTATACCTTAAAAATAACCGGGTCAGGCAATTTAAAATTGTTGAAGGCACCTACAGTAAATTTCCCGGCTGATCTTGAAAAATACGATCCTAAGCTAACCGACCGCCTGACTGAAAGTCTGAACGGTGTTTCCGGAACCAGGGAATATGCATATTTACTGATCCCAAGGCACGAGGGCAATTATACCATCGAACCCTTAAAGTTCTCTTATTTTAATCCCTCTACGCAAAAATATGTGACCTTATCAACAGGCTCATTTGATTTAAAAGTAGCAAAAGGTGCACCTGGGTCGAACGTTACGGCCTATTCTTCTGCAAATCAGCAGGACATCAAGATGCTGGCCAAAGACATTACCTATATTAAAACAGATATGGGCGGCCTGCATCAGAAAGGAAGTTCTTTTTACGGATCAACTGCTTATTACCTTTTACTTTGCTGTGGCCCCTTACTGTTTGCCGGTGCATTGGTCTACCGGAAACGATACAGGGAGAACAATCGTGACCAGGTGGCTGTACGCGGAAGGAATGCCAATAAAATTGCTGCTAAACACTTGGCCAGTGCAAAAAAACAATTGCTGGCCGGCCAAACAACGCTCTTTTATCAGGATGTTTACAAAGGTTTGTACCAATACCTGGGCGATAAGTTTAATATTGCAGCTGCAGAATTGAACAAAGACAATATCCGTACGCAACTGTTTGCCAGGGGTATTGACGAACGTTTGATCAAACAGCTGGAGGAAACACTGGATTTGTGTGAAATGGCCAGGTATGCCCCGGTATCAGGAATATCCGAACAGGAAGTATTTGACAAAGCAAAGAATACCATTAATGAGATCGAGACCAATGCATAA